In a single window of the Hoyosella subflava DQS3-9A1 genome:
- a CDS encoding ion transporter, whose product MAVETEQDQIGERSDPGWRGRLGERIESQLARRIITALILINAAILGVETSDAARDAVGGPLQLVNQLILAVFVVEILIKLVAFGPGFFKSGWNVFDFLIIGISLIPASGPLAILRTLRILRVLRLLSTVKRLRLLVESLMQAMPGIGWSAALLLMMFYIFGVMGTELYGERFPDWFGTLGRSIYSLFQVMTLESWSMGIARPVMQEYPYAWVYFVPFILISSFMVLNLFIAIIVSATQEVHEMEQRQERAQSEQQAHVEREEMLDLLRGMSTRLEELERRLPR is encoded by the coding sequence ATGGCAGTGGAGACGGAACAGGACCAGATTGGCGAGCGCAGTGATCCAGGCTGGCGAGGGCGGCTAGGTGAACGCATCGAGTCGCAACTGGCTCGCCGCATTATCACCGCGCTGATCCTGATCAACGCGGCAATACTCGGCGTCGAAACGTCGGACGCGGCGCGTGACGCGGTTGGGGGACCGCTGCAGCTTGTGAACCAGTTGATCCTTGCGGTCTTCGTGGTTGAGATCCTCATCAAGCTGGTCGCGTTCGGTCCGGGCTTCTTCAAATCGGGCTGGAACGTTTTCGACTTCCTGATCATCGGTATTTCGCTGATACCCGCATCGGGACCGCTGGCGATCCTCCGCACCTTGCGCATCCTGCGTGTGCTGCGACTGCTATCGACCGTCAAACGGCTGCGCTTGCTCGTCGAGTCACTGATGCAGGCCATGCCCGGAATTGGATGGTCAGCGGCCCTCCTGCTCATGATGTTCTACATCTTCGGGGTGATGGGCACCGAGCTGTATGGGGAACGGTTCCCCGACTGGTTCGGAACTTTGGGCCGCAGCATCTACAGCCTCTTCCAGGTGATGACTCTCGAAAGCTGGTCGATGGGCATCGCCCGGCCGGTGATGCAGGAGTACCCCTACGCGTGGGTCTACTTCGTGCCGTTCATTCTCATTTCGAGTTTCATGGTGCTGAACCTGTTCATCGCCATCATCGTCAGTGCGACCCAAGAGGTGCACGAGATGGAGCAGCGCCAGGAGCGTGCCCAGTCAGAACAACAGGCCCATGTTGAGCGTGAGGAGATGCTGGATCTGCTGCGCGGCATGAGCACGCGGCTGGAAGAACTCGAACGTAGGTTGCCGAGATGA
- a CDS encoding ATP-binding protein — translation MFTRIAIVNRGEAAVRLIRAVRELNAEHNYGIRVVALHTEAERGALFVRQADEGVTLRPSTTAATPYLDHAELERALVESKADAVWVGWGFVAEDPNFADLCARLGITFIGPNSDAMRLLGDKVEAKLLAEKVGVPVAPWSGGPVETRADARRHAQAIGYPLIIKARSGGGGRGIRKVYSEDELELALERTQGEAQRSFGDPVVFIERLVTEARHVEVQCIADSHGNVWAPGVRDCSIQRKNQKVIEESSSPLLNKEQSDHLRKASAELVRAAGYCGAATVEYLYQPEQKIFTFLEVNTRLQVEHPITEATTGLDLVKLQIHVAGGGELTGECPREFGHAVEARLNAEDADNGFAPAPGSVQLLKFPLGSGLRVDTGIAQGDVIPPDYDSMVAKIIAWGKDRSEALARLRTALRETTVVLHGGTTTKSFLLALLDRDEVISASADTGWLDRSGVGTSSDPNATTSTKAATALLATAIEVYDAEEAVEREAFRLSARGGRPRASHAIGRKIELNYQNHAYGLFVTQIGPNRYRIEGDSGDLEVDIERLGKFESRVVVAGVRHHVVSVKGPASYLVEVDGISHQITQDEAGVVRAPAPAVVVAVPVAEGDDVEVGDTLVVLESMKMETAVRAQVAGRVREVFAVVNSQVDAGASLVRVDAHSEATEAVETPSVEFPKSAESQCDALELLTSLGALLTGYDVDGTRARSLLADYERLLSAHTALTDSNSEVVHAELALLSTFADICEISRNRPITGDFESDERVHSPREHFHTYLKSLDADIEGLPESFRSKLSGALRHYGVTDLTPSPELAEAVYRLFLALQRMENQVPVVSALLERWLVSTATTLPDELEEVLDRLITATQLRYPVVGDLARNVRFRIFVEPVISKARGEVTDRVRGALEYLSENPESADYTQRVRELTRTPEPLIDLLAGRIERPGPLLEVITRAYYKIRELEDVKAFERGGQQFVTGSFQLLGDRIELVSTVGEYSQLSEMLRAVDAVAPADRKNLVLDLYLSWPGASTDSDAVAQTLLAELKGALTARRFTVTVFGAGAASRQFTFRPENGGLREDRIIRDMHPLTGQRLDLWRLKNFEGVRVPSAPDTFLFHLKAKENPADERLIALAEVRDATVQRDDSGQVVSLPSFERTLTACLNGVRRAQAKRGSKRRLDANRVMIYYWHTLDLSIDDVRTVAGNLTPLTVGAGLEEITVIVWMPGEGKELTRRALRFSYRTGDGVVLNITEPPTEPLQPMDAYTQKVRSSRARGTIYPYELIPLLTGPEGSFVEYDIDDSGVLAPVDRPYGDNKAGLIVGKVTTPTPRYPEGMTRIALFGDPTKALGTVAEAECSRLVAAVDLAEELGVPVEWFALSSGAKISMDSGTENMDWVSRGLRRLITFTQKGGEVNVIVTGINVGAQPYWNAESTMLMHTKGILVMTPDSAMVLTGKNSLDYSGGVSAEDNFGIGGYDRVMGPNGEAQYWAPNLTAACEILFAHYDHAYVLRGERFPRRAETTDPIERDVQTFPHVYPGSDFTTVGDIFSSKTNPERKKPFDIRTVMRAVVDQDHSVLERWADMADADTSVVFDAHLGGQPVSVIGIESRAIPRKGWFPADGPDQWTSGTLFPASSKKTARAINAASGNRPLVVMANLSGFDGSPESLRSIQLEYGAEIGRAIVNFDGPIVFCVVSRYHGGAFVVFSKALNDNMEVLAIEGSFASVIGGAPAAAVVFSREVNTRTAADPTVQDLEAKLSAAEDQADKAHLQVALAAQRSAVRSEKLGEVAAEFEAIHNIQRAQQVGSVDAIIPAAELRPHIIGAVRRGMARALKG, via the coding sequence ATGTTCACACGTATAGCTATAGTCAACCGCGGCGAGGCCGCTGTACGCCTGATTAGGGCTGTTCGCGAACTGAATGCTGAGCACAACTACGGTATTCGCGTCGTCGCGCTCCACACAGAAGCCGAGCGCGGCGCACTTTTCGTCAGGCAGGCAGACGAGGGCGTTACACTCCGCCCCTCCACCACTGCGGCGACCCCCTACCTTGACCATGCCGAACTTGAGCGCGCCCTCGTCGAGTCGAAGGCCGACGCCGTGTGGGTCGGCTGGGGCTTCGTCGCTGAGGATCCCAACTTCGCGGATCTCTGTGCCCGCCTTGGTATTACCTTCATCGGTCCCAACTCAGACGCGATGCGCTTGCTTGGTGACAAAGTCGAAGCAAAACTCCTCGCCGAGAAGGTCGGCGTACCCGTCGCACCGTGGAGCGGTGGCCCGGTCGAAACCCGCGCAGATGCGCGACGTCACGCACAAGCAATCGGCTATCCGCTGATCATCAAGGCACGCAGCGGCGGTGGCGGACGCGGGATCCGCAAGGTCTACTCGGAGGATGAACTCGAACTCGCACTCGAGCGAACTCAGGGCGAAGCGCAGCGCTCCTTCGGGGACCCAGTTGTTTTCATCGAGCGACTAGTCACCGAAGCGCGCCACGTCGAGGTTCAGTGCATCGCCGACTCGCACGGAAACGTCTGGGCACCGGGCGTGCGCGACTGCTCGATCCAGCGCAAGAACCAGAAGGTCATCGAGGAATCTTCATCACCGCTGCTCAACAAGGAACAGTCCGATCATCTGCGGAAGGCCTCGGCTGAGCTTGTCCGCGCTGCCGGGTACTGCGGCGCCGCGACCGTCGAATACCTTTACCAGCCTGAACAGAAGATCTTCACCTTCCTCGAGGTCAACACACGCCTGCAGGTTGAGCACCCGATCACCGAAGCAACCACCGGTCTCGACCTCGTGAAGCTCCAGATTCACGTTGCAGGCGGCGGCGAACTCACTGGCGAATGTCCACGTGAATTCGGGCATGCCGTCGAAGCTAGGCTCAACGCCGAGGACGCGGACAACGGATTCGCGCCGGCTCCTGGTTCGGTGCAGCTGCTCAAGTTCCCGCTCGGCTCGGGGCTGCGTGTCGACACCGGCATCGCGCAAGGCGACGTCATTCCTCCCGATTACGACTCGATGGTTGCCAAGATCATCGCGTGGGGCAAAGACCGCTCCGAGGCGCTAGCCCGCCTGCGCACTGCGCTGCGTGAAACCACCGTTGTCCTGCATGGCGGCACCACCACCAAGTCGTTCTTGCTCGCGCTCCTCGACCGGGACGAAGTGATCTCAGCGTCCGCCGATACCGGCTGGCTGGACCGCTCCGGCGTCGGCACCTCAAGCGACCCCAACGCAACCACCTCCACCAAGGCGGCCACGGCTCTGCTCGCGACAGCGATCGAGGTCTACGACGCGGAAGAGGCAGTCGAGCGTGAAGCCTTCCGCTTGTCAGCGCGCGGCGGACGTCCGCGTGCAAGCCACGCCATCGGCCGGAAGATCGAACTCAACTACCAGAACCACGCCTATGGCCTTTTCGTCACGCAGATCGGCCCGAACCGGTATCGCATCGAAGGCGACTCCGGCGACCTCGAGGTCGACATCGAACGGCTGGGTAAGTTCGAAAGTCGCGTCGTCGTCGCTGGTGTTCGCCACCACGTGGTTTCTGTCAAAGGACCGGCCAGCTATCTCGTTGAGGTCGATGGCATCAGCCATCAGATCACTCAAGACGAGGCTGGCGTAGTCCGAGCACCGGCTCCCGCTGTCGTCGTCGCTGTTCCCGTCGCTGAAGGGGACGACGTCGAGGTCGGGGACACGCTCGTCGTGCTCGAGAGCATGAAGATGGAGACCGCAGTCCGCGCCCAGGTGGCTGGCCGCGTTCGCGAGGTGTTCGCGGTCGTCAACTCACAGGTCGACGCCGGTGCGTCACTGGTCCGGGTCGATGCACACAGCGAGGCCACGGAAGCCGTCGAGACACCAAGCGTCGAGTTTCCGAAATCCGCTGAATCCCAGTGTGACGCACTGGAGTTGCTCACCTCGTTGGGTGCGCTTCTCACCGGATACGACGTTGACGGGACACGTGCCCGGTCACTGCTCGCTGACTACGAACGGCTCCTCAGCGCTCACACGGCGCTGACCGACTCCAACAGCGAAGTCGTTCACGCGGAACTCGCCCTGCTGTCGACATTCGCGGACATCTGCGAAATCTCACGGAACAGGCCCATCACCGGTGATTTCGAATCCGATGAGCGTGTCCACAGCCCGCGCGAACACTTCCACACCTACCTGAAGTCGCTCGACGCGGACATCGAGGGGCTCCCCGAATCCTTCAGATCGAAGCTCAGTGGAGCACTCCGCCACTACGGTGTCACAGACCTCACCCCCTCACCCGAACTCGCAGAAGCCGTTTACCGCCTCTTCCTCGCGCTACAGCGCATGGAGAACCAAGTCCCTGTCGTGTCAGCGCTGCTCGAGCGGTGGCTCGTCAGCACTGCAACAACACTGCCTGATGAACTCGAAGAGGTCCTCGACCGCCTCATCACAGCAACGCAGCTTCGCTACCCAGTCGTCGGCGATCTGGCGCGCAACGTGCGGTTCCGCATTTTCGTCGAGCCCGTCATCAGCAAGGCCCGCGGCGAAGTAACCGACCGAGTACGCGGCGCTCTCGAGTACCTCTCAGAGAACCCTGAATCGGCGGATTACACTCAGCGTGTCCGCGAACTGACGCGCACACCGGAACCGCTAATCGACCTGCTCGCAGGGCGCATCGAACGGCCCGGGCCACTTCTCGAGGTCATCACGCGCGCCTACTACAAGATCCGCGAGCTTGAGGACGTAAAGGCATTCGAACGTGGCGGGCAGCAGTTCGTCACCGGCTCATTCCAGCTCCTCGGCGATCGGATCGAGCTTGTCTCTACGGTCGGTGAGTATTCCCAGCTGTCCGAGATGCTCCGTGCGGTTGATGCTGTCGCACCTGCCGACCGGAAGAACCTCGTGCTCGACCTGTACCTCTCCTGGCCGGGAGCGTCCACCGACTCGGATGCTGTCGCTCAAACGCTCCTTGCGGAGCTGAAGGGCGCGCTGACTGCCCGCCGATTCACGGTGACCGTGTTCGGCGCCGGAGCCGCGAGCCGCCAGTTCACCTTCCGGCCTGAGAACGGCGGACTCCGCGAAGATCGCATCATCCGTGACATGCACCCGCTGACCGGGCAGCGTCTCGACCTGTGGCGTCTGAAGAACTTCGAAGGGGTACGTGTTCCCAGTGCTCCCGACACCTTCCTCTTCCACCTGAAGGCGAAGGAAAACCCCGCCGATGAGCGCCTTATCGCTCTCGCTGAGGTGCGTGACGCGACAGTCCAGCGGGATGACTCGGGCCAAGTGGTTTCCTTGCCTTCCTTTGAGCGCACGCTGACCGCTTGCCTCAACGGAGTGCGCCGGGCACAGGCCAAACGCGGTAGCAAGCGCCGCCTGGACGCGAACCGCGTCATGATCTACTACTGGCACACGCTGGACCTCAGCATCGACGACGTGCGGACTGTCGCCGGAAACCTCACCCCGCTCACGGTGGGTGCAGGGCTTGAGGAAATCACCGTGATCGTCTGGATGCCGGGAGAGGGCAAGGAACTCACCAGGCGCGCCCTGCGGTTCTCGTACCGGACCGGTGACGGAGTCGTCCTTAACATCACCGAGCCACCAACCGAGCCGCTACAGCCGATGGACGCGTACACCCAGAAGGTGCGCAGCTCCCGGGCACGCGGGACGATCTACCCATACGAGCTCATTCCGCTGCTCACAGGCCCAGAGGGTTCCTTCGTCGAATACGACATCGACGATAGTGGTGTGCTCGCGCCGGTGGACCGCCCGTACGGCGACAACAAGGCCGGCCTGATCGTCGGCAAGGTAACCACGCCCACGCCGCGTTACCCAGAGGGCATGACACGGATCGCGCTGTTCGGCGACCCGACCAAGGCGCTGGGCACGGTCGCGGAAGCCGAGTGCTCCCGGCTCGTCGCGGCAGTCGATCTCGCTGAGGAACTTGGAGTTCCGGTCGAGTGGTTCGCACTCTCGTCCGGCGCAAAGATCTCTATGGACAGCGGTACCGAGAACATGGACTGGGTGTCGCGTGGCCTGCGTCGGCTCATCACGTTCACGCAGAAGGGTGGCGAGGTCAACGTCATCGTTACCGGTATCAACGTGGGCGCGCAGCCGTACTGGAACGCGGAGTCCACGATGCTGATGCACACGAAGGGCATTCTCGTGATGACCCCGGACAGCGCGATGGTGCTGACCGGCAAGAACTCGCTTGACTACTCAGGTGGGGTGTCGGCCGAAGACAACTTCGGCATCGGTGGTTACGACCGTGTCATGGGCCCGAACGGCGAGGCCCAGTACTGGGCACCGAACCTGACAGCTGCGTGCGAGATCCTGTTCGCGCACTACGATCACGCGTATGTCCTGCGCGGCGAGCGCTTCCCCCGCCGTGCCGAGACGACCGACCCGATCGAGCGCGACGTCCAGACCTTCCCGCACGTATACCCAGGCAGCGACTTCACGACAGTCGGTGACATCTTCTCCTCCAAGACCAACCCGGAGCGGAAGAAGCCGTTCGACATTCGCACCGTGATGCGGGCCGTCGTCGACCAGGATCACAGCGTGCTCGAGCGCTGGGCAGATATGGCCGACGCCGACACCTCCGTCGTCTTCGATGCGCACCTCGGCGGACAGCCGGTCAGCGTAATCGGTATCGAGTCCCGCGCCATCCCGCGTAAGGGCTGGTTCCCCGCTGACGGTCCGGACCAGTGGACGTCGGGCACGTTGTTCCCCGCGTCATCGAAGAAGACTGCCCGCGCGATCAACGCGGCATCCGGCAACCGGCCGCTCGTCGTCATGGCGAACCTTTCCGGATTCGACGGCTCACCCGAGTCACTGCGCAGCATCCAGCTGGAATACGGTGCTGAGATCGGCCGGGCGATCGTCAACTTTGACGGGCCGATCGTCTTCTGCGTTGTCTCCCGCTACCACGGCGGTGCGTTCGTGGTCTTCTCGAAGGCCCTGAACGACAACATGGAGGTCCTCGCTATCGAAGGTTCCTTCGCCTCCGTCATCGGTGGTGCACCAGCCGCGGCTGTGGTGTTCTCCCGCGAGGTGAACACGCGCACCGCCGCTGATCCCACGGTGCAGGATCTGGAAGCGAAGCTCTCGGCAGCCGAGGACCAGGCAGACAAGGCGCACCTGCAAGTCGCGCTCGCAGCACAGCGCTCAGCGGTGCGGTCGGAGAAGCTAGGCGAGGTTGCGGCTGAGTTCGAGGCCATTCACAACATTCAGCGTGCACAGCAGGTCGGTTCCGTTGACGCGATCATCCCGGCAGCTGAGCTCCGGCCGCACATCATCGGTGCGGTACGCCGGGGAATGGCCCGGGCGCTGAAGGGCTAG
- a CDS encoding sensor histidine kinase, which yields MALGRSALSQARRRSGWLAAYVLPALFTVAFLPLKNHVAFANIAMTFLLIVVVTAVVGGLLPALAAVVLSAALLNFFFTEPFHTPFIADAENIMTLTVMVAAAVLVAIVVNRSAVRAAEAERARREAALLFSFARIILFDDNPADRLLARITEDFELESAALEEFDGTHWHTTDHARCQPSKPVEVKIQVVQVSPDVRLVVAGNELARDDWAVLETAGFQAVLALRHQRMSATAAEAERQADAAALRNALLSALGHDLRTPLTSLKTAIGSLQDEQLRFSPEDRRELLSVADESAAQLSGLVDNLLDSSRLVTGAVRPNLGNLAVEDAIARALRHVTESDSISLDIADNLPEILADGGLLERVIANLADNALRHGGKGVTITVRAISDDVVISVADHGPGLPLGPRDETFAPFRRRGDRNMTTGIGLGMSVAKGFTEAMAGTIEVAETPGGGLTVNCAFPAVEYAGAGEG from the coding sequence ATGGCTCTAGGGAGATCGGCCCTATCGCAAGCGCGGCGGCGATCCGGCTGGCTCGCAGCGTACGTGCTTCCCGCTCTGTTCACAGTCGCGTTCTTGCCGCTGAAGAATCATGTGGCGTTCGCCAACATCGCGATGACGTTCTTGCTGATCGTTGTCGTCACGGCGGTAGTGGGTGGCTTGCTCCCAGCCTTGGCTGCTGTCGTGCTCAGCGCCGCGCTGTTGAACTTCTTCTTCACTGAGCCATTTCATACACCGTTCATCGCTGATGCCGAAAACATTATGACCCTGACTGTCATGGTGGCAGCGGCAGTCCTGGTTGCCATCGTCGTCAACAGGTCGGCGGTGCGCGCCGCTGAAGCGGAACGAGCGAGAAGGGAAGCTGCGCTTCTCTTCTCATTCGCGCGCATCATCCTGTTCGACGATAATCCAGCGGATCGGCTGCTGGCGCGGATCACTGAAGACTTCGAGCTAGAGTCGGCCGCGCTCGAGGAATTTGACGGGACGCATTGGCACACGACTGACCACGCGCGCTGTCAGCCGAGCAAACCAGTCGAGGTGAAGATACAGGTCGTTCAGGTCAGTCCAGATGTCCGGCTCGTTGTCGCTGGTAACGAGCTTGCTCGGGATGACTGGGCTGTACTGGAGACTGCGGGTTTCCAGGCCGTGCTCGCATTGCGTCACCAGCGTATGTCAGCGACGGCGGCCGAGGCTGAGCGACAGGCTGACGCGGCCGCGCTACGGAATGCGCTGCTTTCCGCGCTTGGGCACGACCTTCGAACACCGCTGACGTCGCTGAAAACAGCGATTGGCTCGCTGCAGGATGAGCAGCTGCGATTCTCCCCTGAGGACCGGCGGGAACTGTTGAGCGTCGCCGACGAGTCGGCCGCCCAGCTGAGCGGTCTCGTGGACAACCTGCTCGATTCATCCCGCCTGGTCACGGGTGCTGTCCGTCCGAACCTTGGAAATCTCGCAGTGGAAGATGCCATCGCCCGTGCGCTGCGCCATGTGACTGAGAGCGACTCGATCTCCCTCGACATTGCCGATAACCTGCCCGAAATTCTGGCGGATGGAGGTCTGCTCGAACGAGTAATCGCCAATCTCGCGGATAACGCGCTGCGTCATGGAGGTAAGGGTGTCACGATCACGGTTCGCGCAATTTCCGACGACGTGGTGATCTCGGTAGCCGATCACGGCCCTGGGCTCCCGCTAGGGCCACGTGACGAGACATTTGCCCCCTTCCGAAGACGGGGGGACCGAAATATGACAACAGGGATTGGGCTGGGAATGTCAGTTGCCAAGGGGTTCACCGAGGCGATGGCCGGGACAATCGAGGTCGCGGAAACACCAGGTGGCGGGCTGACTGTGAACTGCGCGTTTCCCGCGGTGGAGTATGCGGGAGCAGGGGAGGGATGA
- a CDS encoding TrkH family potassium uptake protein — MVVGGFTGAITVGTVLLMLPLASAKAEWTDPVSALFTATSAVCVTGLVVVDTGSYWSVFGQVVIVCLFQVGGLGIMTVASLLGMLVARRMGMRMELIAHTETKNLRIGDVRRVVIGVVRLSLLIEIVIAVLIGVRYYVTYTDSAAAAAGFAVFHAVSAFNNAGFALQADSVMQFVGDPFILMPLMLGFTLGALGFPVLFEVGRYFRQQVIAAQKGRGRMQHRQWTLHTKITILAHAALAVVGIVAVMGFEWANPATLGQLTLGEKLLGGVFQGLAPRTVGFNSLEVGDMNSATVLITNVLMFIGGGSAGTAGGIKVTTFALLGYVIFAELRGHPTVHVMGRKLAESVQRQALTVALLGVAAVVSATVAILAVTDHETDVVMFEVISAFGTVGLSMGITDDLPVIAHLILVVLMLLGRVGPIMLASALALQERPRRYELPEERPIVG, encoded by the coding sequence GTGGTGGTCGGCGGGTTCACGGGGGCGATCACCGTCGGCACGGTCCTGCTGATGCTGCCCCTCGCATCAGCGAAAGCTGAGTGGACCGATCCTGTATCGGCCCTCTTCACCGCAACCTCAGCTGTGTGTGTGACAGGGCTGGTGGTTGTTGACACGGGGAGTTACTGGTCGGTGTTCGGTCAGGTCGTGATCGTGTGTCTTTTCCAGGTTGGAGGCCTCGGGATCATGACGGTGGCGTCGCTGCTCGGGATGCTGGTTGCCCGGCGCATGGGGATGCGTATGGAGCTCATAGCACACACGGAGACGAAGAACCTGCGTATCGGCGATGTACGCCGGGTGGTGATTGGTGTCGTACGGCTGAGCTTGCTCATCGAGATTGTCATCGCTGTTCTGATCGGCGTCCGGTACTACGTCACGTATACCGACTCCGCTGCCGCTGCAGCAGGGTTCGCGGTGTTTCACGCGGTTTCGGCCTTCAATAATGCGGGTTTCGCGCTACAGGCGGATAGCGTGATGCAGTTCGTCGGTGATCCGTTCATCCTTATGCCGCTGATGCTCGGCTTCACCTTGGGGGCCCTCGGATTTCCTGTGCTCTTCGAAGTGGGGAGGTATTTCCGCCAGCAGGTCATCGCAGCGCAGAAGGGTCGCGGGCGAATGCAGCACCGGCAGTGGACGCTGCACACCAAGATCACAATCCTCGCCCACGCGGCGCTCGCGGTGGTGGGAATCGTTGCTGTCATGGGGTTTGAATGGGCGAATCCGGCTACTCTCGGGCAGCTCACTCTCGGTGAGAAGCTTCTAGGCGGTGTGTTCCAGGGTCTCGCACCGAGGACCGTCGGATTCAACTCGCTTGAAGTCGGCGACATGAACTCTGCGACTGTCCTCATCACGAATGTCCTGATGTTTATCGGCGGCGGCAGCGCGGGCACAGCCGGCGGCATCAAGGTGACGACCTTCGCGCTCCTCGGCTACGTCATCTTCGCCGAACTGCGCGGACACCCCACAGTTCACGTGATGGGCCGAAAACTTGCCGAATCCGTACAGCGCCAGGCTCTGACGGTCGCACTTCTTGGCGTCGCGGCAGTGGTCAGCGCGACCGTCGCGATCCTGGCCGTCACTGACCACGAAACAGATGTGGTGATGTTCGAGGTCATTTCAGCGTTCGGGACGGTTGGGTTGTCCATGGGAATCACTGACGATCTGCCGGTGATCGCCCACCTCATACTCGTAGTCCTAATGCTGTTAGGCCGGGTAGGACCAATCATGCTGGCATCCGCGCTGGCCCTCCAAGAGCGGCCACGCCGGTACGAATTACCTGAGGAACGGCCGATCGTTGGGTGA
- a CDS encoding response regulator: MTTVLVVDDENQILRALRITLAAHGYTVKTAADGSAALRAVATEKPDIVVLDLGLPDIEGTDVIHGIRGWSTVPIVVLSARTDSGDKVAALDAGADDYVTKPFGMDEFLARLRSALRRAQTVESTPDTVVEADGLTIDLAARCVRRDGSDVHLTPTEWSILELLVRNRGRLVTQKQVLQAVWGPSYGTETHYLRVYLAQLRRKLEGDPSRPRYLLTEPGMGYRFAD, encoded by the coding sequence ATGACGACCGTACTCGTTGTTGACGACGAAAATCAGATCCTGCGTGCCCTGCGGATCACCCTCGCTGCACACGGCTACACGGTGAAGACGGCGGCTGATGGTTCGGCCGCGCTGCGTGCTGTCGCAACGGAAAAGCCAGATATTGTTGTCCTCGACCTGGGACTGCCGGATATCGAAGGCACAGACGTCATACATGGCATCCGGGGCTGGTCGACGGTTCCGATCGTGGTGCTGTCCGCACGAACCGACTCAGGGGACAAGGTCGCGGCGCTAGACGCGGGGGCCGATGACTACGTCACGAAGCCCTTCGGGATGGACGAGTTCCTCGCGCGACTCCGGTCTGCGCTTCGAAGAGCGCAGACCGTGGAAAGCACGCCAGACACTGTAGTCGAGGCAGACGGGCTGACTATCGATCTTGCAGCCCGCTGCGTGCGCCGCGACGGCAGCGACGTCCATTTGACACCCACCGAGTGGTCGATCCTCGAGTTGCTTGTCCGGAATCGCGGCAGACTCGTCACTCAGAAACAAGTGCTCCAGGCGGTATGGGGGCCCTCGTACGGAACCGAAACTCACTACTTGCGGGTGTACCTGGCACAGCTGCGCCGCAAGCTCGAAGGCGACCCGTCGCGTCCGAGGTACTTGCTGACTGAACCGGGTATGGGTTACCGCTTCGCGGACTGA